The following are from one region of the Sebaldella sp. S0638 genome:
- the dhaK gene encoding dihydroxyacetone kinase subunit DhaK — translation MKKLINKLEDIVKEMLEGIVASNSEKLRKVENFNVIARKEKKNKVGLVSGGGSGHEPAHAGFVGYGMLDAAVAGEVFTSPTPDQVLEGIKAADSGKGVFLIIKNYTGDVMNFEMAAEMAEAEGIKVEKIIVGDDIAVENSTYTIGKRGIAGTLFVHKISGSAAEDGADLVEVKRIGEKTVANLVSMGMSLGACTVPAVGKPGFELGENEVEIGLGIHGEPGTNRENLKSADEHTEYLMNLLLKEQGLESGSEVAVMVNGLGGTPMMELYIINNKIRKILEEQKISINKMLVGNYMTALEMPGFSITILKLDDELKKYLNFKTEVGIFS, via the coding sequence ATGAAAAAACTAATAAATAAATTGGAAGATATTGTAAAAGAGATGCTTGAAGGTATTGTTGCTTCTAATTCTGAGAAATTAAGAAAAGTAGAAAATTTTAATGTAATAGCAAGAAAAGAGAAGAAAAATAAAGTGGGTCTTGTAAGCGGAGGAGGAAGCGGTCATGAACCTGCACATGCAGGATTTGTAGGGTATGGAATGCTGGATGCAGCTGTAGCCGGTGAGGTTTTTACTTCACCTACTCCTGATCAGGTATTAGAAGGGATAAAAGCGGCAGATAGCGGTAAAGGCGTGTTTCTTATAATAAAAAATTATACCGGAGATGTAATGAACTTTGAAATGGCGGCGGAAATGGCAGAGGCAGAAGGAATAAAAGTAGAAAAGATAATAGTGGGTGATGATATAGCAGTAGAAAACAGCACTTATACTATAGGTAAGAGAGGAATAGCAGGCACTCTTTTTGTTCATAAAATATCCGGTTCAGCAGCAGAAGATGGTGCAGATTTGGTTGAGGTAAAAAGAATAGGGGAAAAAACAGTAGCTAATCTGGTATCTATGGGTATGTCTCTTGGAGCATGTACTGTACCGGCTGTGGGAAAACCCGGATTTGAACTTGGAGAAAATGAGGTGGAAATAGGTTTAGGAATACACGGGGAGCCCGGAACAAACAGAGAGAATCTGAAATCTGCGGATGAGCATACAGAATACTTAATGAATTTGCTTCTGAAGGAGCAGGGGCTGGAAAGTGGAAGTGAAGTTGCCGTTATGGTAAACGGTCTCGGCGGAACACCGATGATGGAATTATATATAATAAATAATAAAATCAGAAAAATATTGGAAGAGCAAAAAATTAGCATAAATAAAATGCTGGTGGGAAATTATATGACAGCACTGGAAATGCCGGGCTTTTCAATTACGATTTTAA
- the dhaM gene encoding dihydroxyacetone kinase phosphoryl donor subunit DhaM: MENKNNLVGIVVVSHNKQLAQEIINFAKEMQHCDFAIENGGGLEGDTYGTNPLRILEALKKADRGSGVLIFLDMGSAVMNVEMALEMFGSEGEARVADVPLVEGVIAAVAGNFQGVTLDELEEIAEESKTFNKKNN; the protein is encoded by the coding sequence ATGGAAAACAAAAATAATCTGGTGGGAATAGTAGTAGTATCTCATAATAAGCAGCTGGCACAGGAAATTATAAATTTTGCAAAAGAAATGCAACACTGTGATTTTGCTATAGAAAATGGAGGTGGTCTTGAAGGAGATACATACGGGACAAATCCTTTGAGAATTCTTGAAGCATTAAAAAAAGCTGACAGAGGAAGCGGTGTTTTAATATTTTTAGATATGGGAAGTGCTGTAATGAATGTTGAAATGGCGCTTGAGATGTTTGGCAGCGAAGGAGAAGCCAGAGTAGCCGATGTACCTCTCGTAGAGGGAGTGATAGCAGCTGTTGCCGGAAATTTTCAGGGAGTTACACTGGATGAGCTTGAAGAAATAGCAGAAGAAAGTAAAACTTTTAACAAAAAAAATAATTAA